In the genome of Leptotrichia sp. HSP-536, the window CTTCATTCAAAAGTTTCAGCATTTTATCAAAGGTGTTTTTTTTAATGCCAAAAATTTTCTGATAGTTTTCTCCTTTAAGTTTTTTTATTCTTTCAACATTATTTATCATTTTCATCACCAGTATTATTATACCCTGATATTGGTCTTTATACAAGGTTATCGAATAGGTCTATTGAATTATTCACACAATTTGTCGTATAACTTTTAACACCAGTCTTTTTAGATTTGAACCTCGGAAACTTTGCTCTCTTCTGAAAGAAATTCGTAAACGATCGTCTTACATTCAATTGAGCATTTGAAAGTGCCAGACTGTCCACTTCTTTCAAAAATTGATTTTCACTTTTCAAACTGGCAGGTGTAATTATTTTATTTTTTCCAGTTTCTTCATAAAATTTATTTGCAGCATACAAAATCGTATTGTAGACAAAACGAACACATCCAAAAGTCTTGTTTATCAATAATTCTTGCTCCTTATTTGGATAAATTCTGTATTTGAATGCTAAATTATATTTCATGAAATTACACCTCCTTTTGATTTTGAATATATTTTTTAATTATCTCTGACGCACCTCCAACACTTACAACTAAGTAACTTCTGCTCCAAAAATATTCTTTCCACAATCTTCTCCTTATTTCAGGAAATTCTTTTTTATCAACCTGCTGGAAGCACTTTTGTAAGTATTTACAAACTTAGAAAGTTCAGTATTAGGCATAGCATTAATCAACATATGAATATGATCAGCATCATGTTCCCACTCTTTAAGAACAATGTTATACTTCGGACATATTTTTTCAAAAATCTCTTTCAGTCTATTAGAAATTTCATCATTAATGACTTCTCTTCGATATTTTATACAAAAAATCATATGATAATTTATATCAAATACTGAATGATAATTACTATTATATGACATTATTATTAAATACTTCTATATTATTTAACTGAATAAATTATATCATAAATATATCCTTTTTTCAATTTTTTTACAAAAAAAGCAATTCATCTCCCGCTTGTAGAAGCCGGAGACTTCTTGCTATCTTTTGTTAAAAACTGTAAATTAATCAGTATGTATAATCAAATTCAGTCAAAAATTTTCATTT includes:
- a CDS encoding helix-turn-helix domain-containing protein; this translates as MKYNLAFKYRIYPNKEQELLINKTFGCVRFVYNTILYAANKFYEETGKNKIITPASLKSENQFLKEVDSLALSNAQLNVRRSFTNFFQKRAKFPRFKSKKTGVKSYTTNCVNNSIDLFDNLV